A section of the Streptomyces sp. CG1 genome encodes:
- a CDS encoding TetR/AcrR family transcriptional regulator translates to MTTNADEPRTPQRRRTPAGAALLREDVTEAIRGAVFEELAAVGYARMSIEGIARRAGVGKTAVYRRWRSKLHLVLDVVSAMAVLGLPVPDTGSLEGDLRLLYEVTSRALRHPVASQIIPDLQAEAARNPDIADAFQKALRDGQEGVASKIVAAAEERGEVRAGVDPDLALDLISGPLYWRAVVTRSPKLPKGYLDNLARATAGALKAL, encoded by the coding sequence ATGACGACGAACGCCGACGAGCCGCGGACGCCCCAGCGCCGCAGGACCCCCGCCGGGGCCGCCCTGCTCCGGGAGGATGTGACCGAAGCCATTCGCGGGGCGGTCTTCGAGGAACTCGCGGCGGTCGGCTACGCCCGGATGTCCATCGAGGGCATCGCGCGGCGGGCGGGTGTCGGCAAGACGGCGGTGTACCGGCGCTGGCGCTCCAAGCTGCACCTCGTCCTGGACGTCGTCTCGGCGATGGCGGTCCTGGGCCTCCCGGTCCCCGACACGGGCTCCCTGGAGGGCGACCTGCGCCTGCTCTACGAGGTCACGTCCCGCGCCCTGCGCCACCCGGTCGCCTCGCAGATCATCCCCGACCTGCAGGCGGAGGCGGCCCGCAATCCCGACATCGCCGACGCCTTCCAGAAGGCCCTGCGGGACGGACAGGAGGGCGTGGCCAGCAAGATCGTGGCGGCGGCCGAGGAGCGGGGGGAGGTGCGAGCGGGTGTGGATCCCGACCTCGCCCTCGACCTCATCTCGGGCCCCCTGTACTGGCGCGCGGTGGTGACCCGGTCCCCGAAGCTGCCCAAGGGGTACCTGGACAATCTGGCCCGGGCTACGGCGGGGGCGCTCAAGGCGCTCTGA
- the galE gene encoding UDP-glucose 4-epimerase GalE, with amino-acid sequence MTWLITGGAGYIGAHVVRAMTEAGERTVVYDDLSTGVAERVPAEVPLVRGSVLDADRVARTLAEHEISGVVHLAAKKQVGESVERPLHYYRENVEGLRTLLDAVTQAEVPSFLFSSSAAVYGMPDVDLVTEETPCEPMSPYGETKLAGEWLVRATGKATGLSTASLRYFNVAGAASPELADTGVFNLIPMVFEKLTEGAPPRIFGDDYPTPDGTCVRDYIHVVDLAEAHVTVARALASSPGTDLTVNIGRGEGVSVREMIDRINAVTGYDRPPVVTPRRPGDPARVVASADRIATELGWRAKYDVQDMITSAWEGWLRHHPEAARS; translated from the coding sequence ATGACCTGGCTGATCACCGGCGGTGCCGGATACATCGGGGCACACGTCGTACGGGCGATGACCGAGGCGGGAGAGCGCACGGTCGTCTACGACGACCTGTCCACGGGCGTCGCCGAGCGCGTACCGGCGGAGGTACCGCTGGTGCGGGGCTCCGTCCTGGACGCGGACCGGGTGGCCCGCACACTCGCCGAGCACGAGATCAGCGGCGTCGTGCACCTGGCGGCGAAGAAGCAGGTGGGCGAGTCGGTGGAGCGCCCGCTGCACTACTACCGGGAGAACGTGGAGGGCCTGCGCACCCTCCTGGACGCGGTGACGCAGGCGGAGGTCCCGTCCTTCCTCTTCTCCTCCTCGGCGGCGGTCTACGGCATGCCGGACGTCGACCTGGTGACGGAGGAGACCCCCTGCGAACCGATGTCCCCTTACGGCGAGACGAAGCTGGCCGGCGAGTGGCTCGTCCGCGCGACGGGCAAGGCGACCGGCCTGTCGACCGCGTCGCTGCGCTACTTCAACGTGGCCGGCGCGGCGAGCCCGGAACTGGCCGACACGGGCGTCTTCAACCTGATCCCGATGGTCTTCGAAAAGCTCACCGAGGGCGCGCCGCCGCGCATCTTCGGCGACGACTACCCGACGCCTGACGGAACCTGTGTGCGCGACTACATCCACGTGGTCGACCTGGCCGAGGCCCATGTCACCGTCGCCCGCGCGCTGGCCTCCTCCCCCGGTACCGACCTGACCGTCAACATCGGCCGGGGCGAGGGCGTCTCCGTGCGCGAGATGATCGACCGCATCAACGCGGTCACCGGCTACGACCGCCCGCCGGTCGTCACGCCGCGCCGCCCCGGCGACCCCGCGCGCGTCGTCGCCTCGGCCGACCGCATCGCCACCGAACTGGGCTGGCGGGCCAAGTACGACGTCCAGGACATGATCACCTCGGCCTGGGAGGGCTGGCTCCGCCACCACCCGGAGGCGGCCCGCTCCTAG
- a CDS encoding ABC transporter permease, which produces MSQVLDTPPPTQAPADDLAALAARHGLTVSGARPTLPEYVRQLWARRHFITAFATAKLTAQYSEAKLGQIWQVMTPLLNAAVYYFIFGVLMGTKKGVPDYIPFLVTGVFVWTFTQSSIQVGTRAISGNLGLVRALHFPRAALPISFCIQQLQQLLFSMAALVVILLSLGVPISVSWLLVIPTLVLQFLFNAGMSLIMARMGAKTPDIAQLMPFVLRTWMYVSGVMWSIGQLTKKDHLPHIVTVLLETNPAAVYIDLMRYALIASFHAKQLPPHVWPLAAGWALVVGVGGFIYFWKAEEKYGRG; this is translated from the coding sequence GTGAGCCAGGTCCTCGACACACCGCCCCCCACCCAGGCTCCGGCCGACGATCTCGCGGCACTGGCCGCCCGACACGGCCTGACGGTCAGCGGCGCGCGCCCCACCCTGCCCGAGTACGTCCGCCAGCTGTGGGCCCGGCGTCACTTCATCACCGCCTTCGCCACCGCCAAGCTCACCGCGCAGTACAGCGAGGCGAAGCTCGGCCAGATCTGGCAGGTCATGACCCCGCTGCTGAACGCGGCGGTCTACTACTTCATCTTCGGTGTGCTGATGGGCACCAAGAAGGGCGTCCCGGACTACATCCCGTTCCTGGTCACCGGCGTGTTCGTCTGGACGTTCACGCAGAGTTCGATCCAGGTCGGCACCCGGGCGATCTCCGGCAACCTCGGCCTGGTGCGCGCCCTGCACTTCCCACGCGCCGCCCTGCCGATCTCCTTCTGCATCCAGCAGCTCCAGCAGCTGCTGTTCTCGATGGCCGCACTGGTCGTCATCCTGCTCAGCCTGGGCGTGCCGATCTCCGTCTCCTGGCTGCTGGTGATCCCCACGCTGGTCCTGCAGTTCCTGTTCAACGCGGGCATGTCGCTGATCATGGCGCGCATGGGCGCCAAGACCCCGGACATCGCCCAGCTGATGCCGTTCGTGCTGCGCACCTGGATGTATGTGTCCGGCGTGATGTGGAGCATCGGCCAGCTCACCAAGAAGGACCACCTGCCGCACATCGTCACGGTCCTGCTCGAGACCAACCCGGCCGCGGTCTACATCGACCTCATGCGGTACGCGCTGATCGCCAGCTTCCATGCCAAGCAGCTGCCCCCGCACGTGTGGCCGCTCGCCGCCGGCTGGGCCCTGGTCGTCGGCGTCGGCGGTTTCATCTACTTCTGGAAGGCTGAGGAGAAGTACGGCCGTGGCTGA
- a CDS encoding glycosyltransferase family 2 protein: MRPAPSDTPDAPDTAGTAESTSDTAGAADAPRAAQVGVVVIGYNDRAHVGDAVRSALAQGPAVAEVIAVDDCSTDGSAELLDRLAADEPRLRVVRRDVNSGGCGSPRNNGIDALTTPYVMFLDSDDVLPPGAVDALLAAATGAHAEVASGLCVRRELPSGREQPWQEPLYTAHTVLAHPSQHPRLVHDTLCVSKLYRTDFLREHGIRFPDGRFLYEDIVFTARVLAAGPRMALVPDRVYLWHVRRSAEQLSLSLDRERIDNWKARVEACTLAYDILLSAGQKELARAVRAKFLDHEVRMYTRELGLRDADYQRAWWALTREYLAHYDAADWELNPSAPGLLLARVVLESPEPRDLPRMRELAARPARLLPPYARTPDGTPVWSEDLPQVTLTPFLTRPTARLPLAFEAELQPRARASRLLLRLHEMYGRVAEAAPRELDVEWQSRDDERTRGRTTVPLTSSGAETDPASWSAELPVDLGALGAGTWDLQLTVRFADGAQRHVTAHALTGAGRLRRRAVPSVRHGVLLVQPYATHSGALAVRMASGVRGVVQVARSRLRRLLH, encoded by the coding sequence ATGCGACCAGCCCCATCCGACACACCCGACGCACCCGATACAGCAGGCACCGCCGAATCGACCTCCGATACGGCGGGCGCCGCCGACGCCCCGCGCGCGGCGCAGGTCGGCGTCGTCGTCATCGGCTACAACGACCGCGCCCATGTGGGCGACGCCGTGCGTTCGGCGCTGGCCCAGGGGCCGGCGGTCGCCGAGGTCATCGCCGTGGACGACTGCTCCACGGACGGCAGCGCCGAGCTGCTGGACCGGCTGGCCGCCGACGAGCCCCGGCTGCGGGTGGTGCGCCGGGATGTGAACAGCGGCGGCTGCGGCAGCCCGCGCAACAACGGAATCGACGCGCTGACGACGCCGTACGTGATGTTCCTGGACAGCGACGACGTGCTGCCGCCCGGCGCGGTGGACGCGCTGCTGGCGGCGGCCACAGGGGCGCACGCCGAGGTCGCGAGCGGGTTGTGCGTGCGCCGGGAGCTGCCCTCAGGGCGTGAACAACCCTGGCAGGAGCCCCTCTACACGGCGCACACCGTCCTCGCGCACCCCTCCCAGCACCCGCGCCTGGTCCACGACACGCTGTGCGTCAGCAAGCTGTACCGCACCGACTTCCTGCGCGAACACGGCATCCGCTTCCCCGACGGCCGCTTCCTCTACGAGGACATCGTCTTCACCGCGCGTGTACTGGCCGCCGGCCCGCGCATGGCGCTCGTACCGGACCGCGTGTATCTGTGGCATGTGCGCCGGTCCGCCGAGCAGTTGTCGCTCTCGCTGGACCGGGAGCGCATCGACAACTGGAAGGCGCGCGTCGAGGCGTGCACGCTGGCGTACGACATCCTGCTGAGCGCCGGGCAGAAGGAGCTGGCGCGGGCGGTGCGGGCCAAGTTCCTCGACCACGAGGTACGGATGTACACACGTGAGCTGGGGTTGCGCGACGCGGACTACCAGCGCGCGTGGTGGGCGCTCACCCGGGAGTACCTCGCGCACTACGACGCCGCCGACTGGGAACTGAACCCGAGCGCACCGGGCCTGCTGCTCGCGCGGGTCGTCCTGGAGTCGCCCGAGCCCCGCGACCTGCCCCGCATGCGTGAACTGGCCGCGCGCCCGGCGCGCCTCCTGCCGCCCTACGCCCGCACCCCCGACGGCACCCCCGTCTGGTCCGAGGACCTCCCCCAGGTCACCCTCACGCCGTTCCTGACCCGCCCGACCGCCAGGCTCCCGCTCGCCTTCGAGGCGGAACTGCAGCCACGCGCGCGTGCCTCGCGTCTGCTCCTGCGGCTGCACGAGATGTACGGCAGGGTGGCCGAGGCGGCACCGCGCGAGCTGGACGTGGAGTGGCAGTCCCGGGACGACGAGCGCACACGCGGGCGCACGACGGTCCCGCTCACGTCCTCCGGCGCGGAGACGGACCCGGCCAGCTGGTCGGCCGAGCTGCCCGTGGACCTGGGCGCGCTCGGCGCGGGCACCTGGGACCTTCAGCTGACCGTACGCTTTGCAGACGGCGCGCAGCGGCACGTCACGGCGCACGCCCTGACGGGCGCCGGCCGGCTGCGCCGGCGCGCCGTCCCGAGCGTCCGGCACGGCGTGCTCCTGGTACAGCCGTACGCCACTCACTCCGGCGCACTCGCCGTGCGCATGGCGAGCGGCGTACGCGGGGTGGTACAGGTGGCACGCAGCCGGCTGCGCCGACTGCTGCACTGA